From a single Planctellipticum variicoloris genomic region:
- a CDS encoding 3-keto-disaccharide hydrolase yields the protein MPFFRRVSLSAVTLAIFACGLTTPLRLAAEEPGFAPLFNGKDLTGWEGDTKLWKVQDGAIVGDSPGIPHNQFLATRETYGDFELRLQFRLRDGQGNTGVQFRSRRVPESTEVSGYQADIGEKYWGCLYDESRRNKILVQASESLAAKLRKDDWNDYSIRAVGDHITLTLNGVTTVDYREPDADIARSGIIALQVHSGPPLKVEFRNIRIRKLAVE from the coding sequence GTGCCCTTCTTCCGCCGGGTCTCGCTTTCCGCCGTCACCCTCGCCATCTTCGCCTGCGGACTGACGACGCCGCTGCGCCTGGCCGCCGAGGAACCCGGCTTCGCCCCCCTCTTCAATGGCAAAGATCTCACCGGCTGGGAGGGGGACACGAAACTCTGGAAAGTCCAGGACGGCGCCATCGTCGGCGACTCCCCCGGCATTCCGCACAACCAGTTTCTGGCGACGCGCGAAACCTATGGAGATTTCGAACTCCGCCTGCAATTCCGTCTCCGCGACGGCCAGGGGAATACCGGAGTCCAGTTCCGTTCCCGACGAGTCCCCGAAAGCACCGAAGTCTCCGGCTATCAGGCCGATATCGGTGAGAAGTACTGGGGCTGCCTCTACGACGAATCCCGCCGGAACAAGATCCTGGTCCAGGCCTCCGAGTCGCTCGCGGCAAAACTCCGCAAGGATGACTGGAACGACTACTCCATCCGGGCCGTCGGAGATCACATCACTCTGACCCTCAACGGCGTCACCACCGTCGACTACCGCGAGCCCGACGCCGACATCGCACGCTCGGGAATCATCGCCCTGCAGGTCCACAGCGGTCCGCCTTTGAAGGTCGAGTTCCGCAACATCCGAATTCGGAAGCTCGCCGTCGAGTAG